In the genome of Methanopyrus kandleri AV19, one region contains:
- a CDS encoding 4Fe-4S dicluster domain-containing protein: MTEKVRRIVRIKATGDVVRALSRVVEEGLELSILNASVSPDAVAAEIAVQAVDDEHVRNFLRTLREFGIEVEEIEKTLVRDEDRCLHCTACHSVCPTGAIELKGVEVELDDEECIVCGSCTEICPVGALRIASKEGERG, encoded by the coding sequence TTGACCGAGAAAGTGAGGAGGATCGTGCGGATCAAGGCCACGGGCGACGTGGTCCGTGCCCTGTCCAGGGTGGTGGAGGAAGGGTTGGAGCTCAGCATACTCAACGCGTCCGTGTCGCCGGATGCCGTGGCCGCCGAGATCGCGGTTCAGGCCGTCGACGACGAGCACGTACGGAACTTCCTGCGTACCCTGCGTGAGTTCGGGATCGAGGTCGAGGAGATCGAGAAGACGTTAGTACGTGATGAAGACAGATGCTTGCACTGCACGGCCTGTCACTCCGTGTGTCCTACCGGGGCGATCGAGCTCAAAGGAGTCGAGGTCGAGCTCGACGATGAGGAGTGCATCGTGTGCGGATCCTGTACGGAGATATGCCCCGTAGGTGCTCTCCGCATCGCGTCCAAAGAGGGTGAGCGGGGATGA